DNA from Pseudocitrobacter corydidari:
TGGTAGTCGTGTCATTGGTCAGAATCAGGTGATCACCATCCCTGAAAATAACAAGCAGCCGCTGGAATACTTTGCGGCGCAGTATCAGATGGGTCTTTCCAATATGCTGGAAGCGAACCCAGGCGTGGATACGTATCTGCCGAAAGGCGGCACCGTGCTGACCATTCCGCAGCAGCTGATTCTGCCGGATACCGTGCATGAGGGTATCGTCATCAACAGCGCGGAAATGCGTCTGTACTACTATCCGAAAGGCACGAATACCGTGATCGTGCTGCCAATCGGTATTGGCCAGTTGGGGAAAGACACCCCGATCAACTGGACCACCAAAGTAGAGCGTAAGAAAGCAGGCCCGACATGGACGCCGACGGCAAAAATGCACGCAGAATATGCCGCAGCAGGCAACCCGCTGCCGGCAGTGGTTCCGGCTGGCCCGGATAACCCGATGGGCCTTTACGCGCTGTATATTGGCCGCCTGTATGCGATTCACGGCACCAACGCCAACTTTGGTATCGGCCTGCGTGTGAGCCACGGTTGTGTGCGTCTGCGTAACGAAGACATCAAATTCCTGTTCGAAAGTGTGCCGGTCGGCACCCGCGTTCAGTTTATTGATGAGCCGGTGAAAGCGACCACCGAACCGGATGGCAGCCGCTTCATCGAAGTTCACAACCCACTGTCTACGACCGAAGCACAGTTCGAAGGCGGTGAAACTGTTCCGGTTACGCTGAACTCTTCTGTGCAGAAAGTGACCTCTCAGTCTGACGTAGACCAGGACGTGCTGAACCAGGCGATTCAGAGCCGTGCCGGTATTCCGATTCGTCTGAACTGATTCGGTTCAGATGCAAAAATGGCGAAGCTGATGCTTCGCCATTTTTTTGGGGTAATACCCTCACCCATTATTCACCATCACAAACCCGCCGTGGTCATAGCGATAATGGCAGTGCGCATACTCCAGCGGCGTACCGTCTTCCAGATAAATAACCTGCTCCAGCTCCAGCACCGGATCGGTCTCGTCGCAGTTGAGATACTCTCTGTCGCGAGCATCCGGCTTACAGGCTCGCACCACGCGATAAGAGCCCATCATCTTCAAGCCCAGCGTCTCGCGCACGTAGCGGAATACCGAACTTTCCAGATGTGATTTATTGAGCCCCGGCACCAGCGCAACCGGCATCACCGTCATATCCAGCGAAATCGGTTCACCGTTCACTAAACGCAAGCGAATAAAATCATAGACCGGCGCATCGGCACTCATCAGCAGCGAGGCTTGCTCTTTTTCATTCGGGAAGCGCACCTCAAAGGCAATCACCTGGCTTGTCACCTCGCCGAGGTGCCGCCAGGTTTCCGTTGCGCCGAAGTAGTCGCTGCCCGCGACATCCCACTGCGAAAGCTGGCGGAAGTTTTTACGCACAAACGTCCCCTGCCCCTGACGCGCGTAGATAATGCCTTCAACAATCAGCTGGCGCATCGCCTGCTGAATGGTCATGCGGCTGGTGTTGAATTCAGCCGCCAGCGCCAGCTGATCGGGCAGCGGCTCCGTCGCCGGATAACGCTGGCTCTGAATACGCTGCTTAATTTCCTGTGCGATGGAGAGGTACTTCGCCGCCATCTTCCGCTCCTTAATGGGTGTTACATCTCTTCGCCGTTGCTGTGAATCACCCGCTTCAACCACGCGTAGCTTTTCTTCGGCACGCGGCGCAAATCTTTCAAATCATGGTTTTCCCGGTTCACATACACCACGCCATAACGCTTACGCATGTCGCCCTGGGAGCTGAGAATATCAATTAACCCCCAGCCCAGATAGCCTATCACCTGTGCGCCATCCTCAAAAATGGCCTCTTTCATAGCATTGATGTGGTCGCGATGATAGGCGATGCGGTAATCATCGGCGACGGGCGTTTCGCCGTCCCAGGATTCAATCACCCCGATGCCGTTCTCTATCGGGAAGACCGGCAGACGCCAGTCGTTATAGTATCGCGTAATGATGCTGCGGAACCCAAGCGGATCGATTTGCCAGTTCCATTCAGTGGCTTTGAGGTGTGGGTTGGGCGTATCGCCAAACAGCATATAGTTATTGACGGCAGTACCTTGCGGGATGGGATCGCTGCTCAGCGTACGGCTGGCGTAGTAACTGAAGGCCATATAATCATTTTTGAGCGTCGCAAGCGCGGCGAGGTCTTCCTCGCGATAGATATCACGCAGACCTTCGCGTTCGACAAACGCCATCACTTCCGGGCTGTAGCCCTGCCCCGCAAACGCGCGTAGCAGATTCTGGTTGAAGAATTCGTCGAGTTGACGGGCGCAGAACACATCGCGCGGTTTGCAGGTTGCCGGGTACACCTGGGCGTGCGCCAACATGCCGCCCATCAGTTTTCCGGGTTTGGTTTCATGCAGATAGTGCGTGAGATGCGCGTGCGCCATCATCACGTGGTGCTGAATCTGGTAAAGCTCGCGCAACGTTTTCTCACCCTGCATATAACCGGAAATCAAAAACGCTTCCGGCATATGGTAAAGGTTCTGTTCATTGAAGGTGAGCCACCAGGTCACCTGGTCGCCAAAGCAGTCGATCATTTTTTTGCCGTAGCGGATGAATGCGTCCATCACCCGACGATCGGTAAAGCCGTTGTATTTTTCCGCCAGCGCCAGCGGCATGTCGAAGTGATAGAGGCAAATCATCGGCGCGATGCCGCGCGCCATAAGCCCATCGATAAAGCGTTGATAAAACGCGATACCTTCTTCATTAAACTCACCGTCGCCGTCCGGGCAAACGCGGCTCCAGGCGATCTGGAAGCGATAGCAGTTCATGCCCAAATCCTGCATTAAATCAAAATCTTCTTCGAAGCGATGGTAGCTATCGGTGGCAACCTTCCAGTCAGAGGCGTTCTCTTTCGGCTCGCGAATGTCATACACCGACATCCCCTTCCCGCCCTCATTCCATGCGCCTTCAGTTTGCATGCTGGAAACAGAGTTTCCCCAAAGAAAATTAGCTGGCAGTGTATTCATCATGACGCCCTCAAAATATGACTAGTCAAATAACATATATGACTAGTCATATTAGAAAGCGGCGCGCGGCGCAACGAAAAGGCTCACGTTTTGTGAGCCTGTCCGAAAGATTAAAGGTGACCGAGGAGATGCAGCAGGCCGTAACCTGTCAACGCCGCCCACAGCAGCATGGGCAGAGAATAGAGATGGAAGCGCCACCAGATACGGCGATCGTTCGCCATACGTAGCGCAATCAGGTTGGCAAGCGATCCGGGCAACAGGCCAAAACCGCCGACGTTCACCGCCCAGGCGAGCAGAACAGAAGGCGGCACATAGTTCAGCAGCAAAATCGTTGACGGCACGTTGCTGATCACCTGCGAGAGGCCGATCGCCGTAAGCCACAAAGAACCGTCCGACAGTTGCCCGACGCCATGCAGCGAATGCTGCAATGCCGGCAGTTGCGTCAGCAGATGCACATCAATAAACATCGCCATAAAGACCAGCAGCAGGGTCCAGTCGACGCTATAAACCACACGCCGCTCCAGCAGCAGGAAGCCCACGGCCACGCACACAAGCCCCCATAGTTCGAGCTTCATCTCCAGCGCCGCGAGAAAAACCAGATAGAAGGCCAGGCAGCACCACACCAGCTTTGGCCGCCATGACGGTGTGGCATCGCTGCTTTGAAATTGCAGTTTTTTCGCCGGGAAACAGCACCAGCACAGCACGAGCAGCGTCGCCATCATCGCCAGCGCCAGCGGCAACATTTGCAACGTAAAGGCCGGGAAGCTCAGGCCGGATCGGCCCCACAGCAAAATATTCTGCGGGTTGCCGATGGGCGTCAGCAGTGAACCGGCGTTCACCGCCAGGGCCTCGAAAATAATCAACCGGTTAACCGGAATGGCGCACCATTTTTTTAGCGTCAGGGTGAGCGGCACAATGATAAACAGCGCCACATCGTTGGTCAGAAAGGTCGATAGCAGCGCCGCTGCCAGCACCATAAAGATAGCCAGCTGTCGTTCGGTAACGAAACGCCGCGCCATCTTACGCCCGAGCACATCAAAATAGCCGCTCTGTTCAACGCCTTTGGTGAGCAGCATTAAACCGCTCAGGGTGATGATGGTGTGCCAGTCAATCGCTGCGGGCCAACGCGCCGGCGCAAACGGAACCAGAAAAGTGAGGATGACGCCGATGAGCAGCAACAGATGCAGAAAACGATCGCGCGCCAGCGACCGAATAAAAGGAGGTGTCATTCAACGTACTGCCCATGTTTTTGGGTAAACTGGCGGAACATGTCCAGCGTCTCTTCGCTGACATGGTGTTCAATGCCTTCGGCATCACGGCGGGCGGTGTCCTGGCTGACGCCCAGCGCGAGTAAAAAGCTCTCGACGACCTGATGACGCTCGCGGCTCTCCTGAGCCAGCTTCTCGCCTTCAGGCGTTAAGAAAACGCCGCGCCACGGGATCTGCTCGATAAGTCCCACGCCTGCCAAACGTTTTAACATTTTCGCGACAGTTGGCTGTGACACGCCGAGCCGCGCGGCCATATCCACCTGACGCGCCTCGCCCACTTCGCGGATCAAATCGGAAATCAGCTCAACATAGTCATCAATCAGCTCGCGGCGATGCGCTTCCCGCACCTGACGGAAGCCTTCAACGTGTTCTTCCACATTCACCAGCTGCGTCACTTTTTTTGTTGTTGGCTTACCTGCGCGGCGGTTCATAGCACTTCCTCATCGGTGTGACGCGTCAAAGCATCTTATAAATTGCCCCCATTGTAATGGATCGTGCTCTGAGTACAAAAATTTAACGTTTAGCCATAGCTATAAAATATAGCCTGTGCTATATCTGTATGTAATGCAATCACTCATCACGGAACGACGAGCGCAAAAGCAGGAGGTTACCATGAACGAATTCAAGAGGTGTTTACGCGTGTTTAGTCACTCTCCTTTTAAAGTCCGCTTAATGCTGGTT
Protein-coding regions in this window:
- the ldtB gene encoding L,D-transpeptidase → MNMKLTTLFAAALAVVGFCKTASAVTYPLPTDGSRVIGQNQVITIPENNKQPLEYFAAQYQMGLSNMLEANPGVDTYLPKGGTVLTIPQQLILPDTVHEGIVINSAEMRLYYYPKGTNTVIVLPIGIGQLGKDTPINWTTKVERKKAGPTWTPTAKMHAEYAAAGNPLPAVVPAGPDNPMGLYALYIGRLYAIHGTNANFGIGLRVSHGCVRLRNEDIKFLFESVPVGTRVQFIDEPVKATTEPDGSRFIEVHNPLSTTEAQFEGGETVPVTLNSSVQKVTSQSDVDQDVLNQAIQSRAGIPIRLN
- a CDS encoding GntR family transcriptional regulator; this translates as MAAKYLSIAQEIKQRIQSQRYPATEPLPDQLALAAEFNTSRMTIQQAMRQLIVEGIIYARQGQGTFVRKNFRQLSQWDVAGSDYFGATETWRHLGEVTSQVIAFEVRFPNEKEQASLLMSADAPVYDFIRLRLVNGEPISLDMTVMPVALVPGLNKSHLESSVFRYVRETLGLKMMGSYRVVRACKPDARDREYLNCDETDPVLELEQVIYLEDGTPLEYAHCHYRYDHGGFVMVNNG
- a CDS encoding glycoside hydrolase family 1 protein gives rise to the protein MMNTLPANFLWGNSVSSMQTEGAWNEGGKGMSVYDIREPKENASDWKVATDSYHRFEEDFDLMQDLGMNCYRFQIAWSRVCPDGDGEFNEEGIAFYQRFIDGLMARGIAPMICLYHFDMPLALAEKYNGFTDRRVMDAFIRYGKKMIDCFGDQVTWWLTFNEQNLYHMPEAFLISGYMQGEKTLRELYQIQHHVMMAHAHLTHYLHETKPGKLMGGMLAHAQVYPATCKPRDVFCARQLDEFFNQNLLRAFAGQGYSPEVMAFVEREGLRDIYREEDLAALATLKNDYMAFSYYASRTLSSDPIPQGTAVNNYMLFGDTPNPHLKATEWNWQIDPLGFRSIITRYYNDWRLPVFPIENGIGVIESWDGETPVADDYRIAYHRDHINAMKEAIFEDGAQVIGYLGWGLIDILSSQGDMRKRYGVVYVNRENHDLKDLRRVPKKSYAWLKRVIHSNGEEM
- a CDS encoding anion transporter, whose translation is MTPPFIRSLARDRFLHLLLLIGVILTFLVPFAPARWPAAIDWHTIITLSGLMLLTKGVEQSGYFDVLGRKMARRFVTERQLAIFMVLAAALLSTFLTNDVALFIIVPLTLTLKKWCAIPVNRLIIFEALAVNAGSLLTPIGNPQNILLWGRSGLSFPAFTLQMLPLALAMMATLLVLCWCCFPAKKLQFQSSDATPSWRPKLVWCCLAFYLVFLAALEMKLELWGLVCVAVGFLLLERRVVYSVDWTLLLVFMAMFIDVHLLTQLPALQHSLHGVGQLSDGSLWLTAIGLSQVISNVPSTILLLNYVPPSVLLAWAVNVGGFGLLPGSLANLIALRMANDRRIWWRFHLYSLPMLLWAALTGYGLLHLLGHL
- the mntR gene encoding manganese-binding transcriptional regulator MntR, which encodes MNRRAGKPTTKKVTQLVNVEEHVEGFRQVREAHRRELIDDYVELISDLIREVGEARQVDMAARLGVSQPTVAKMLKRLAGVGLIEQIPWRGVFLTPEGEKLAQESRERHQVVESFLLALGVSQDTARRDAEGIEHHVSEETLDMFRQFTQKHGQYVE
- the mntS gene encoding manganase accumulation protein MntS encodes the protein MNEFKRCLRVFSHSPFKVRLMLVNMLCDMINSKPQQDNKPN